From the Streptococcus sp. 29887 genome, one window contains:
- a CDS encoding ABC transporter substrate-binding protein, which produces MKRLYSFFLGIIAIILILWGISSKLEADSTQGTTDKLVIYNWGDYIDPELLEEFTAETGIQVDYQTFDSNESMYTKIKQGGTTYDLTIPSEYMISKMTEENMLIKLDKSKIEGLENIDPQFMGLSFDKNNDYSIPYFWGTLGIVYNETMVENPPQEWEDLWSEEYRDNIMLIDGVREVMGFGLQSLGHSLNSKNPAEIEKAAEHLYNLTPNVKAIVADEIKGYMIQDAAAIAVSFSGEASEMLDGNENLRYVVPSKGSNLWFDNMVIPKTAKNLDGAYAFMSFMLRPENALRNAEYVGYSTPIPAAKAMLDEETQNDESFYPSEETMKKMEVYDNLGQEMLGMYNDLYLQFKMYRK; this is translated from the coding sequence ATGAAACGTTTATATTCATTTTTCCTAGGAATTATTGCCATTATTCTCATTCTCTGGGGAATTTCTAGCAAATTAGAAGCTGATTCAACTCAAGGAACGACGGATAAGTTGGTTATCTATAACTGGGGAGATTATATTGACCCAGAATTACTGGAAGAGTTTACTGCTGAAACAGGTATTCAGGTGGATTACCAAACTTTTGATTCCAATGAATCCATGTATACCAAGATAAAGCAGGGTGGTACAACCTATGATTTGACCATTCCATCTGAGTATATGATTTCCAAGATGACCGAAGAGAATATGCTTATCAAATTGGATAAGTCGAAAATCGAAGGTTTGGAAAATATCGATCCGCAATTCATGGGATTAAGTTTTGATAAGAACAATGATTATTCCATCCCCTATTTCTGGGGTACCTTGGGCATTGTTTATAATGAAACAATGGTCGAAAATCCTCCTCAAGAATGGGAAGATTTGTGGTCTGAAGAATACCGTGACAATATCATGTTGATTGATGGTGTCCGTGAGGTCATGGGATTTGGCTTGCAATCGCTGGGGCATAGCCTAAACTCTAAAAATCCAGCTGAAATTGAAAAAGCTGCTGAACATCTCTATAATCTAACTCCAAATGTCAAGGCCATCGTTGCTGATGAAATCAAGGGCTATATGATTCAAGATGCAGCAGCCATTGCAGTTTCCTTCTCTGGTGAAGCCAGTGAAATGTTGGATGGTAATGAAAATCTCCGCTATGTTGTACCGTCAAAAGGTTCTAACCTATGGTTTGATAACATGGTCATTCCTAAAACCGCCAAGAATTTGGACGGTGCCTATGCCTTTATGAGTTTCATGCTCCGACCTGAAAATGCGCTTCGCAATGCTGAATATGTTGGTTATTCAACCCCAATTCCTGCAGCAAAAGCCATGCTGGATGAAGAAACTCAGAACGACGAATCCTTCTATCCTTCAGAAGAGACCATGAAGAAGATGGAAGTCTATGATAACCTCGGACAAGAGATGCTGGGAATGTACAATGACCTTTATCTCCAGTTCAAGATGTATCGGAAATAG
- a CDS encoding homoserine dehydrogenase, whose amino-acid sequence MVVKIGLLGFGTVASGVPFLLAENTEKIEKAAQDSIEVAKVLVKDDAEKERLLAAGHNYNFVTNIDEILADEDIAIVVELMGRIEPAKTFITRALEAGKHIVTANKDLLAVHGSELRALAEEKGLALYYEAAVAGGIPILRTLVNSLAADKVTRILGVLNGTSNFMLTKMVDEGWTYEKALQTAQELGYAESDPTNDVEGIDAAYKAVILSQFAFGMTVDFDHVAHKGISNITPEDVAVAQELGYVIKLVGDIQETTTGISAEVSPTFLPKNHPLASVNGVMNAVFVESIGIGQSMYYGPGAGQKPTATSVTADIIRIVRRLKDKTIGKAFNEYSRPLQLAAPSDVKSEYYFSIVAPDKNGKMLRLAEIFNSEEISFKQILQQAANGETARLVIVTHEMSKTQLENVTAKLAQESDFTVLNTFKVLGE is encoded by the coding sequence ATGGTAGTTAAGATTGGATTATTAGGTTTTGGTACAGTTGCAAGTGGCGTGCCGTTTTTATTAGCTGAGAATACAGAAAAGATTGAAAAGGCAGCGCAGGACAGTATCGAGGTTGCAAAAGTTCTTGTCAAAGATGATGCAGAGAAAGAACGCTTGTTGGCTGCGGGACATAACTATAATTTTGTGACAAATATTGACGAGATTTTAGCTGATGAAGACATTGCCATCGTCGTTGAATTGATGGGACGTATCGAACCAGCCAAAACCTTTATCACACGCGCCTTGGAAGCAGGTAAACATATTGTTACAGCGAACAAGGATTTGTTGGCGGTTCATGGTAGCGAATTACGTGCCTTGGCTGAAGAAAAGGGGTTGGCACTTTATTATGAGGCTGCTGTAGCGGGCGGTATTCCAATCTTGCGTACCTTGGTTAACTCATTGGCTGCTGACAAGGTCACTCGTATCCTCGGTGTATTGAATGGTACATCAAACTTCATGTTGACCAAGATGGTGGATGAAGGTTGGACCTACGAAAAAGCTCTTCAAACAGCTCAGGAACTTGGTTATGCAGAATCAGACCCAACCAATGACGTTGAGGGAATTGATGCAGCCTACAAGGCAGTTATCCTCAGTCAATTTGCCTTTGGTATGACAGTTGATTTTGACCATGTAGCTCACAAAGGGATTTCCAACATTACGCCAGAAGATGTGGCAGTGGCGCAAGAATTGGGCTATGTCATCAAACTAGTGGGAGATATTCAAGAAACCACCACAGGTATTTCTGCCGAGGTATCCCCAACATTCCTACCGAAAAATCATCCACTGGCTAGCGTAAATGGTGTGATGAACGCTGTTTTTGTGGAATCAATCGGTATCGGCCAATCTATGTACTATGGACCAGGTGCAGGTCAAAAGCCGACTGCAACAAGTGTTACAGCAGATATTATTCGTATCGTTCGTCGTTTGAAAGACAAAACTATCGGCAAAGCCTTTAACGAATACAGCCGTCCGCTTCAATTAGCTGCTCCAAGCGATGTTAAAAGTGAGTACTATTTCTCAATTGTTGCACCAGATAAGAATGGAAAAATGCTTCGTTTGGCAGAGATTTTCAATTCTGAGGAGATTTCCTTTAAGCAAATTCTGCAACAAGCTGCCAATGGTGAAACTGCTCGCTTGGTCATTGTAACTCATGAAATGAGCAAGACACAATTAGAAAATGTGACTGCTAAATTGGCTCAAGAATCAGACTTTACAGTCTTAAATACATTTAAGGTGTTGGGAGAATAA
- the murB gene encoding UDP-N-acetylmuramate dehydrogenase translates to MKDKIRLELDGIDIRFDEPLKEYTYTKVGGAVDYLAFPRNRYEIVRIVEFAKRENIPWQVLGNSSNIIVRDGGIRGFVIRMDKLNSVTVSGYTIEAEAGANLIETTKVALFHSLTGFEFACGIPGSVGGAVYMNAGAYGGEIAHILVSAQILTPAGYVETLDNRELRFGYRSSILQENGAIVLSAKFALKPGNHPVIQNEMARLTHLRELKQPLEYPSCGSVFKRPPGHFAGQLIMEAGLKGYRIGGVEVSEKHAGFMVNVANGTAMDYEHLIAHVIEVVEKSSGVTLEREVRIIGDPADKL, encoded by the coding sequence ATGAAAGATAAAATTAGGCTTGAGTTGGATGGAATTGACATCCGCTTCGATGAACCATTAAAAGAATATACCTACACAAAAGTTGGGGGGGCTGTTGATTACCTAGCATTTCCTCGTAACCGCTATGAAATTGTCCGTATTGTCGAGTTTGCCAAGCGAGAAAATATTCCCTGGCAGGTACTGGGCAATTCAAGTAATATCATCGTTCGTGATGGTGGTATTCGTGGGTTTGTAATCCGTATGGATAAACTCAATTCTGTCACTGTTTCAGGCTACACGATTGAAGCAGAAGCAGGGGCTAATTTGATTGAAACGACTAAGGTTGCCCTCTTCCATTCCTTGACAGGATTTGAATTTGCCTGTGGTATTCCTGGTAGTGTAGGTGGAGCAGTTTATATGAACGCTGGTGCCTACGGTGGAGAAATTGCTCATATTCTGGTTTCTGCTCAGATTTTGACACCTGCAGGTTATGTAGAAACCTTGGATAACCGTGAGTTGCGTTTTGGCTATCGCTCGTCAATTTTACAAGAGAATGGAGCCATTGTTTTATCTGCTAAATTTGCCCTAAAACCTGGTAATCACCCTGTAATTCAAAATGAAATGGCTCGTTTGACCCATTTGCGTGAGTTGAAACAGCCATTGGAATACCCATCATGTGGCTCAGTCTTTAAACGCCCTCCTGGTCATTTTGCAGGTCAGTTAATCATGGAGGCTGGCTTGAAAGGCTACCGTATTGGCGGTGTTGAAGTATCTGAAAAACATGCTGGTTTTATGGTCAATGTTGCTAATGGTACAGCGATGGACTATGAACATTTGATTGCCCATGTGATTGAAGTTGTTGAAAAATCTTCAGGCGTTACGCTGGAGAGAGAAGTGCGTATTATCGGCGACCCAGCTGATAAACTCTAG
- a CDS encoding ABC transporter permease — protein MKKTSRLFAIPYALWVFLFVLAPVALIIFKSFFDIHGNFTLANYQTYFHSPNMTYLRMSFNSIFYAGIITLVTLLVSYPTAYFLTKLKHRQLWLMLIILPTWVNLLLKAYAFIGIFGQHGSINQFLEFIGLGAQQILFTDFSFIAVAAYIEIPFMILPIFNALDDLDKNLINASRDLGATSWQTFTKVIFPLSMNGVRSGVQAVFIPSLSLFMLTRLIGGNRVITLGTAIEQHFLTTQNWGMGSTIGVVLILAMLLIMWMTKERKK, from the coding sequence ATGAAGAAAACCTCTAGGCTCTTTGCAATTCCCTATGCCCTATGGGTCTTTCTCTTTGTACTTGCTCCAGTTGCCTTGATTATCTTCAAATCCTTCTTTGATATTCATGGTAATTTCACTCTGGCCAATTATCAAACTTATTTTCATTCGCCAAATATGACCTATCTGCGTATGAGTTTTAACTCCATTTTTTACGCAGGTATTATTACTCTGGTCACTTTGTTGGTGTCTTATCCAACGGCCTATTTCTTGACCAAGCTCAAGCATAGACAGCTCTGGCTCATGTTGATTATCTTGCCAACCTGGGTCAATCTCTTGTTGAAAGCCTATGCCTTTATCGGTATTTTTGGACAGCATGGTTCCATCAACCAGTTCTTAGAGTTTATTGGCTTAGGTGCCCAGCAAATTCTTTTCACGGATTTCTCTTTTATTGCTGTTGCAGCCTATATTGAAATTCCGTTTATGATTTTGCCAATTTTTAATGCCCTGGATGATTTGGATAAGAACTTAATCAATGCCAGTCGTGATTTAGGGGCTACATCTTGGCAGACCTTTACAAAAGTTATTTTTCCTCTTTCTATGAATGGTGTGCGCTCTGGTGTTCAGGCCGTCTTCATTCCGAGTTTGAGCCTCTTTATGTTGACCCGTTTGATTGGCGGTAACCGAGTGATTACCTTGGGTACAGCCATCGAGCAACATTTCCTTACTACACAAAACTGGGGAATGGGTTCAACAATTGGTGTGGTCTTGATTTTAGCCATGCTCTTGATTATGTGGATGACGAAAGAGAGGAAGAAATAA
- a CDS encoding ABC transporter ATP-binding protein — MKKPIIEFKHVSKVFEDSGTIVLKDISFELEEGKFYTLLGASGSGKSTILNIIAGLLDASSGDIYLDGQRINDVPTNKRDVHTVFQSYALFPHMTVFENVAFPLKLRKVDKAEIERRVTEALQMVRLSGYEKRSIQKLSGGQRQRVAIARAIINQPRVVLLDEPLSALDLKLRTEMQYELRELQQRLGITFVFVTHDQEEALAMSDWIFVMNEGEIVQSGTPVDIYDEPINHFVATFIGESNILSGRMIKDYLVEFNGKRFEAVDGGMRPNEEVQIVIRPEDLQITLPEEGKLQVKVDTQLFRGVHYEIIAYDDLGNEWMIHSTRKAIVGEVIGLDFEPEDIHIMRLNETEEEFDARIEEYVEVEEVEDGLINAIEEERNEENL; from the coding sequence TTGAAAAAGCCAATTATTGAATTTAAACACGTTTCAAAAGTTTTTGAAGACAGTGGAACAATTGTATTAAAGGATATTAGTTTTGAATTGGAAGAGGGTAAATTTTATACCCTATTAGGAGCTTCTGGTTCAGGTAAATCAACGATTTTGAACATTATCGCTGGTTTATTGGATGCAAGTTCAGGTGATATTTATCTGGATGGTCAACGGATTAACGATGTTCCGACCAACAAGCGGGATGTCCATACCGTTTTCCAATCCTACGCCCTATTCCCACACATGACTGTCTTTGAGAATGTGGCTTTTCCTCTTAAATTGCGTAAGGTTGACAAGGCTGAAATCGAACGCCGTGTGACAGAGGCTCTTCAAATGGTCCGACTTTCTGGTTACGAGAAACGCTCCATTCAGAAATTGTCAGGTGGTCAACGGCAACGTGTCGCTATTGCTCGCGCCATCATCAACCAGCCCCGCGTTGTCTTACTAGACGAGCCTTTATCAGCCCTAGACTTGAAACTGCGGACAGAAATGCAGTATGAACTGCGTGAATTGCAACAACGCCTAGGGATTACCTTTGTCTTTGTTACCCATGACCAAGAAGAAGCACTGGCCATGAGTGATTGGATTTTTGTCATGAATGAAGGTGAAATTGTTCAGTCAGGGACACCAGTGGATATTTATGATGAGCCAATCAACCATTTTGTTGCTACCTTTATTGGCGAGTCCAATATCCTGTCTGGTCGCATGATTAAAGACTACCTAGTTGAATTTAACGGCAAACGCTTCGAAGCTGTGGATGGTGGTATGCGTCCAAATGAAGAAGTTCAAATCGTTATCCGTCCAGAAGACTTGCAGATTACACTTCCAGAAGAAGGCAAATTGCAGGTAAAAGTAGATACCCAACTCTTCCGTGGCGTTCACTATGAAATCATTGCCTACGATGATTTGGGCAATGAATGGATGATTCACTCAACTCGTAAGGCTATTGTGGGAGAGGTCATCGGTCTGGACTTTGAGCCAGAAGACATCCATATCATGCGCCTCAATGAAACGGAAGAGGAATTTGATGCCCGTATTGAAGAGTATGTGGAAGTGGAAGAAGTGGAAGATGGCTTGATTAACGCCATCGAGGAGGAACGCAATGAAGAAAACCTCTAG
- a CDS encoding ABC transporter permease, with protein sequence MKKFANIYLTVAFLLLYLPIFYLIFYAFNEGGDMNGFTGFTLEHFSSMLGDSRLMLILAQTFFLAFLSSLIATLIGTFGAIYIYQATPRFQNALLSVNNILMVAPDVMIGASFLILFTMIGFQLGFVSVLLSHIAFSIPIVVLMVLPRLKEMNADMISAAYDLGATQPQMLKEIMLPYLTPAIIAGYFMAFTYSLDDFAVTFFVTGNGYSNLSVEIYSRARQGISLEINALSTLVFLFSILLVVGYYFISREKEAN encoded by the coding sequence ATGAAAAAATTTGCAAACATATACTTAACGGTTGCCTTTCTTCTTCTTTATTTGCCGATTTTCTATCTGATTTTCTACGCTTTCAATGAAGGTGGAGATATGAACGGCTTTACAGGCTTTACCTTGGAGCATTTTTCGTCCATGTTGGGCGACAGCCGTCTGATGCTGATTTTGGCGCAAACATTTTTCTTGGCTTTCTTGAGTTCTTTGATTGCGACCCTTATCGGAACTTTTGGAGCTATCTACATTTATCAGGCAACACCTCGTTTTCAAAACGCGCTCTTGTCTGTCAATAATATCTTGATGGTGGCACCAGATGTCATGATTGGGGCGAGCTTCCTGATTCTCTTTACCATGATTGGTTTCCAGCTTGGCTTTGTTTCAGTATTGCTCAGTCACATTGCCTTTTCCATTCCTATCGTGGTCTTGATGGTCTTGCCACGCTTGAAGGAAATGAATGCCGATATGATTTCAGCAGCCTATGATTTGGGTGCAACTCAGCCGCAAATGCTAAAAGAAATCATGTTGCCATACTTGACACCAGCCATTATTGCAGGTTATTTCATGGCTTTTACCTATTCCTTGGATGACTTTGCCGTGACATTCTTTGTTACGGGAAATGGTTACTCAAACCTATCTGTAGAGATTTACTCACGGGCTCGTCAAGGGATTTCTTTGGAAATCAATGCCCTATCAACCCTTGTCTTCCTTTTCTCAATCTTATTGGTAGTGGGTTATTATTTCATCTCACGTGAAAAGGAGGCCAACTAA
- the thrB gene encoding homoserine kinase, producing MKIIIPATSANIGPGFDSVGVALSKYLTIEVLEQTDEWVIEHNLDHVPSDKNNLLIKTALKVAKNLQPHRIKMFSDIPLARGLGSSSSVIVAGIELGNQLAGLNMTADEKLLKATEIEGHPDNVAPAIYGNLVIASYVNKKVQAVVTEFPEASFVAFIPNYPLRTVESRGVLPSQMGYKKAVAASAISNVAVASLMAGDLEKAGKAIQSDMFHEPFRQLLVKEFCPIKQTAQELGAYATYLSGAGPTVMVLTSKDKEAALVTALEQLDLDGTVHPLQVDTKGIQVI from the coding sequence ATGAAAATTATTATCCCTGCAACATCTGCCAATATCGGACCAGGATTTGATTCAGTTGGTGTTGCCCTTTCAAAATACTTGACTATTGAAGTTTTAGAGCAGACGGATGAGTGGGTTATTGAGCACAATCTAGACCATGTGCCGTCAGATAAGAACAATCTCCTTATCAAAACTGCTTTGAAGGTAGCTAAAAACCTCCAGCCTCATCGGATTAAAATGTTTAGTGATATTCCTTTAGCGCGTGGGTTGGGCTCTTCGAGTTCAGTTATTGTAGCAGGTATTGAGTTGGGCAACCAACTGGCTGGTTTGAACATGACTGCAGATGAAAAATTGCTTAAGGCAACTGAAATTGAAGGGCATCCTGATAATGTGGCTCCTGCGATTTACGGTAATCTGGTTATTGCTAGTTATGTCAATAAGAAGGTCCAGGCTGTAGTAACAGAGTTTCCGGAGGCAAGTTTTGTTGCCTTCATTCCAAACTACCCATTGCGCACAGTTGAAAGTCGTGGGGTTCTACCTTCGCAAATGGGCTACAAAAAAGCTGTTGCTGCTAGCGCCATTTCTAATGTGGCTGTTGCTAGTTTGATGGCTGGTGATTTGGAGAAGGCTGGTAAGGCCATTCAGTCAGATATGTTCCACGAACCCTTCCGTCAATTGTTGGTCAAAGAATTTTGTCCAATCAAGCAAACAGCACAAGAACTGGGAGCCTACGCAACCTATCTATCAGGTGCAGGACCAACTGTCATGGTTTTGACTTCAAAGGATAAGGAAGCTGCCCTTGTAACAGCCCTTGAGCAATTAGACTTGGATGGAACGGTTCATCCGCTTCAGGTGGATACAAAGGGTATTCAAGTGATATAA